From Ptychodera flava strain L36383 chromosome 2, AS_Pfla_20210202, whole genome shotgun sequence, the proteins below share one genomic window:
- the LOC139119967 gene encoding uncharacterized protein, whose translation MISTYTIMSISSAVIFATMLFVISVVAATREYRCFYCSSPKGRLAVDVLLAVVAVAEAAVAIVASAICCRAVCCKKNQHVLYGFLRTRPNTSNRSSHGRKSHDDQSLCIVLKYPVQCQTDKLCSTAVDCFKTRSGRLCASHHRWSKYLPIYSWNDRNILGNSRHRYQM comes from the exons ATG ATTTCGacatacacgattatgtcaatatcATCGGCTGTCATCTTTGCGACGATGCTCTTTGTCATCAGCGTTGTGGCGGCGACCAGAGAATATCGATGCTTTTATTGTAGCAGCCCT AAAGGACGGCTTGCGGTTGACGTTCTTCTTGCTGTAGTGGCTGTTGCAGAAGCTGCCGTCGCCATTGTTGCGTCTGCTATTTGCTGCAGAGCAGTTTGCTGTAAGAAAAATCAGCAC GTACTCTACGGTTTTCTCCGCACAAGGCCAAACACTTCAAACAGGAGCTCCCATGGAAGAAAGTCACATGATGACCAATCCTTATGCATCGTCCTCAAATATCCAGTACAATGCCAGACAGACAA GCTATGCTCCACTGCAGTTGACTGCTTCAAAACCCGTTCGGGAAGGCTTTGCGCATCACACCACCGCTGGTCTAAGTATTTGCCAATTTATTCTTGGAATGACCGCAATATCCTTGGGAATAGCCGCCATCGGTATCAAATGTGA
- the LOC139149951 gene encoding uncharacterized protein has translation MLLLRLLLAAEQFAVSYGFSAQGQTIQTGTLMEGSQVISNPYASSTHIQYNARQTGHAPLQLTASNYGAREGFAHRTTAGLSICQFILGVTAISLGVAAIIIKCELSHIGTGIWCGAFFSMTGIIGIISAAKNKTGAIIAFMVLSIISASVFAACLFVICIVAATREYNCLYCRNPEGRLVVDLLLVGVAVAEAVVAIVASAICCRAVCCNRSQKSMYSIPIEGQTVQHRAPMEQSNVTGNPYASSGSTKFHRRQIDHSRVMQQQVYTIPSPTVPQNIGTPTSQQGTSPAVQQPQPMQFQQKSQQHPMLQQPAWQQRQQPAQSPMSPQQSQQFEQRGTLQYPQHVQQPTKLQLQQPQSQPLHLQQSPPQQQPPPMQRTQPQLLQRPPSQPLQSQQSPVPPPLSD, from the exons ATGCTATTGTTGCGTCTGCTGCTTGCTGCAGAGCAGTTTGCT GTTTCCTATGGTTTCTCAGCGCAAGGCCAAACAATTCAGACAGGAACTCTCATGGAAGGAAGTCAGGTAATCAGTAATCCTTATGCATCGTCAACACACATCCAGTACAATGCCAGGCAGACAG GCCATGCTCCACTGCAGTTGACTGCTTCAAACTATGGCGCTAGGGAAGGCTTTGCGCATCGCACAACCGCTGGGTTAAGTATTTGCCAATTTATTCTTGGAGTGACCGCAATATCCTTGGGGGTAGCCGCCATCATCATCAAATGTGAATTGTCTCATATCGGCACTGGAATATGGTGTGGTGCTTTC TTTTCTATGACAGGAATTATTGGCATTATATCTGCAGCTAAAAACAAGACCGGAgcg ATCATAGCCTTCATGGTTCTGTCAATAATATCGGCGTCCGTCTTTGCGGCTTGTCTCTTTGTGATCTGTATTGTGGCAGCAACCAGAGAATACAACTGTCTATACTGCCGCAACCCT GAAGGGCGCCTAGTGGTTGATCTTCTTCTAGTGGGAGTGGCTGTTGCAGAAGCTGTTGTTGCCATAGTTGCATCAGCAATTTGCTGCAGAGCAGTCTGCTGTAACAGAAGCCAAAAA TCAATGTATAGTATTCCAATCGAAGGCCAAACTGTGCAACACAGAGCACCAATGGAACAGAGTAACGTGACTGGTAATCCTTATGCATCGTCAGGGTCTACCAAGTTTCATAGAAGGCAGATAG atCACAGCAGAGTAATGCAACAACAGGTCTACACAATTCCATCTCCAACGGTACCACAAAATATTGGGACACCTACTTCCCAGCAAGGGACATCTCCTGCAGTCCAACAGCCGCAACCAATGcagtttcaacaaaaatcacaACAGCATCCTATGCTACAACAACCTGCTTGGCAGCAGAGGCAGCAACCTGCGCAGTCACCTATGTCACCTCAGCAGTCACAGCAGTTCGAGCAGAGAGGGACACTGCAATATCCACAACACGTACAGCAACCAACAAAGCTACAGCTGCAGCAGCCACAATCACAGCCGTTACATTTGCAACAATCTCCTCCGCAGCAACAGCCGCCACCAATGCAGCGAACACAACCGCAACTACTGCAGCGACCACCATCACAGCCACTTCAATCGCAGCAATCTCCTGTACCACCACCTTTGTCAGACTAA